The Pseudomonas berkeleyensis genome includes a region encoding these proteins:
- a CDS encoding AAA family ATPase: MLHTLAVANYRSINRLILPLGRLNLITGANGSGKSNLYRALRLLAETAQGGVVNALAREGGLESSFWAGPEKISRRMLGGEVPVQGGPRQNVMRLRLGFAGEDFGYSIALGLPEPSTSAFALDPEIKRECIWAGASYRPASLLVDRAGPMVRMREGRSWQVLAQHVPNYDSLFDQIGNDPNCPEVFQLRETIRRWRFYDHFRSDAEAPARQPQLGTRTPVLHHDGRDLAAALQTIREIGDRTALDAAIDDAFPGSRLHIDFQAGGRFAVELRQEGLLRPLSAAELSDGTLRYLLLVAALLTPRPPSLMVLNEPETSLHPDLLPALGRLIIAASKQTQVWVVSHASRLIATLKESPECNTLELDKQLGQTRIRGQGMLDEPPWHWPD; encoded by the coding sequence ATGCTGCATACCCTCGCCGTCGCCAACTACCGCTCGATCAACCGCCTGATCCTGCCGCTGGGCCGGCTCAACCTGATCACAGGCGCCAACGGCAGCGGCAAGTCCAACCTCTACCGCGCCCTGCGTCTGCTGGCGGAGACCGCTCAGGGTGGCGTGGTCAACGCACTGGCTCGCGAAGGCGGACTGGAGTCGAGTTTCTGGGCGGGCCCGGAGAAGATCTCCCGACGCATGCTGGGTGGCGAGGTGCCGGTACAGGGCGGCCCAAGGCAGAACGTGATGCGCTTGCGCCTGGGTTTTGCTGGTGAGGACTTCGGCTACTCCATCGCTCTCGGCCTGCCTGAGCCGAGCACTTCAGCCTTTGCCCTCGACCCGGAAATCAAGCGCGAATGCATCTGGGCCGGCGCCAGTTACCGCCCAGCCTCGCTGCTGGTGGATCGCGCCGGTCCGATGGTGCGCATGCGCGAAGGCCGCAGCTGGCAGGTACTGGCCCAGCATGTGCCGAACTACGACAGCCTGTTCGATCAGATCGGCAACGACCCGAACTGCCCCGAGGTATTCCAGCTGCGCGAAACCATCCGCCGCTGGCGCTTCTACGATCACTTTCGCAGCGATGCCGAGGCGCCGGCGCGCCAACCGCAACTGGGTACACGCACGCCGGTGCTGCATCACGACGGACGTGATCTCGCCGCCGCGCTGCAGACCATCCGCGAAATTGGTGATCGCACCGCGCTGGACGCCGCCATCGACGATGCCTTTCCCGGCAGCCGCCTGCACATCGACTTCCAGGCAGGCGGACGCTTCGCCGTCGAACTGCGCCAGGAAGGCTTGCTGCGCCCCCTGAGCGCCGCCGAACTGTCCGATGGAACCCTGCGCTACCTGCTGCTGGTCGCCGCGCTGCTCACCCCCAGGCCGCCCTCGCTGATGGTGCTCAACGAACCGGAAACAAGCCTGCACCCGGATCTGCTGCCAGCCCTGGGCCGCCTGATCATAGCCGCCTCGAAACAGACCCAGGTGTGGGTGGTGTCACACGCCAGCCGGCTGATCGCCACGCTAAAGGAAAGCCCAGAATGCAACACCCTGGAACTGGACAAACAGCTCGGCCAGACCCGCATCCGCGGCCAGGGCATGCTCGATGAGCCGCCTTGGCATTGGCCGGACTGA
- a CDS encoding SDR family oxidoreductase, translated as MSQPSVLITGCSSGIGRALADVFKTAGYAVWATARKDSDLAALAEAGFSAVALDVNDGEAAQRLAERLADETGGLDVLINNAGYGAMGPLLDGGAEAMRKQFETNVFSIVGVTRAFFPLLRRSRGLVVNIGSVSSVLVTPFAGAYCASKAAVHALSDALRMELAPFSIEVMEVQPGAIASSFGANASQQAEALIREDSPWWPLREGIRARANASQDNPTPALHFARQLLAAVQASKRPRLLRLGNGSRALPLMATLLPKALLERVLSKRFGLAQKL; from the coding sequence ATGTCCCAACCCAGCGTCCTGATCACCGGTTGTTCCAGCGGCATTGGCCGCGCCCTCGCCGATGTATTCAAGACGGCGGGCTACGCCGTATGGGCCACTGCGCGCAAGGACAGCGACCTTGCTGCACTCGCCGAGGCTGGTTTTAGCGCCGTGGCCCTCGACGTCAACGACGGCGAAGCGGCGCAGCGCCTGGCCGAACGCCTCGCAGATGAAACTGGCGGCCTCGACGTGCTGATCAACAACGCGGGGTACGGCGCCATGGGCCCACTGCTCGATGGTGGCGCGGAAGCCATGCGCAAACAGTTCGAGACCAACGTGTTCTCCATCGTCGGCGTGACCCGCGCCTTCTTCCCGCTACTACGCCGCAGCCGCGGTCTGGTGGTGAACATCGGCAGCGTTTCATCCGTGCTGGTGACCCCCTTTGCCGGTGCCTACTGCGCGTCCAAGGCGGCGGTGCATGCCTTGAGCGATGCGCTGCGCATGGAGCTGGCGCCCTTTTCCATCGAGGTGATGGAAGTGCAGCCTGGCGCCATTGCCTCCAGCTTCGGTGCCAACGCCAGCCAACAGGCCGAAGCACTGATCCGCGAAGACTCGCCCTGGTGGCCGCTACGCGAAGGCATTCGCGCCCGTGCCAACGCCTCGCAGGACAACCCGACGCCAGCCCTGCACTTCGCCCGCCAGCTATTGGCCGCCGTGCAGGCCAGCAAACGCCCGCGCCTGCTGCGCCTGGGCAATGGCAGCCGTGCCCTGCCGCTGATGGCCACACTGCTGCCCAAGGCTCTGTTGGAGCGGGTGCTGAGCAAACGCTTCGGCCTGGCGCAGAAACTGTGA
- a CDS encoding multidrug transporter, with the protein MLFGVVLVITWLILLIRYPTKALPVSMAALVGLGLVATWVLWQETRDERYLAHLELRLSYDPQQCPADRPLAIDLKNGSDAALLELRWEVAAYRPGNATNLAQRLYESPRYSGPGELLPGASWNDCMPLPDLRSGYRPATLEFRAERLQGQFIR; encoded by the coding sequence ATGCTCTTCGGTGTCGTGCTCGTCATTACCTGGCTGATCCTGCTGATCCGCTATCCGACCAAGGCCCTGCCGGTGTCCATGGCCGCGCTGGTCGGCCTCGGCCTGGTAGCGACCTGGGTGCTCTGGCAGGAAACTCGTGACGAGCGCTACCTCGCGCACCTCGAACTGCGCCTGAGCTACGACCCGCAGCAATGCCCCGCCGACCGCCCCCTGGCCATCGACCTGAAGAACGGCAGCGATGCCGCGCTACTGGAGCTGCGCTGGGAAGTTGCCGCCTACCGCCCCGGCAACGCCACAAATCTGGCCCAACGCCTCTATGAATCGCCACGCTACAGTGGCCCGGGTGAACTGCTGCCCGGCGCCAGCTGGAACGACTGCATGCCATTGCCCGACCTGCGCAGCGGCTACCGCCCGGCTACGCTGGAGTTTCGCGCCGAACGCCTGCAAGGCCAGTTCATCCGCTAA
- a CDS encoding mannose-1-phosphate guanylyltransferase/mannose-6-phosphate isomerase, whose product MTPIILSGGSGSRLWPLSRKLYPKQFLALTGEKTLFQQTLQRLSIEGMQPPILVSNQEHRFIVQEQLEQIDQQAQLLLLEPFGRNTAPAVAMAALQLMAEGRDELMLVLPADHVLDDQQAFRQALALGTVAAEKGEMVLFGVPADRPETGYGYIRGQADGKLPNGVARVSSFVEKPDAKRATEYVKSGDYYWNSGMFLFRASRFLEELKHHDVDIYDTCLLALERSQRDGTQIAIDPPTFACCPDNSIDYAVMEKTQRACVVPLAAGWNDVGSWSSIWEVHDKDANGNVTKGDVVVEDSRNCLVHGNGKLVSVLGLDDIVVVETKDAMMVAHKDRVQDVKKLVGKLDEQGRCETQNHCAVYRPWGSYDSVDMGGRFQVKHITVKPGAQLSLQMHHHRAEHWIVVSGTARVTCDDREFLLTENQSTYIPMTSVHRLSNPGKIPLEIIEVQSGTYLGEDDIERLEDVYGRSDAVTAGAAH is encoded by the coding sequence ATGACCCCCATTATCCTTTCCGGTGGCAGCGGTTCCAGACTCTGGCCTCTTTCGCGCAAGCTGTATCCCAAGCAGTTCCTCGCCCTCACGGGGGAAAAAACGCTGTTCCAGCAGACCCTGCAGCGCCTCTCCATCGAAGGCATGCAACCGCCGATACTGGTGTCCAACCAGGAACACCGTTTCATCGTTCAGGAGCAACTGGAGCAGATCGACCAGCAGGCGCAGCTGCTGCTGCTCGAGCCCTTCGGTCGTAACACCGCGCCAGCCGTTGCGATGGCCGCGCTGCAACTGATGGCGGAGGGTCGTGACGAGCTGATGCTGGTGTTGCCGGCCGACCATGTGCTGGACGATCAGCAGGCGTTCCGCCAGGCCCTGGCGCTGGGTACCGTCGCCGCCGAGAAAGGTGAGATGGTGCTGTTCGGCGTACCAGCCGATCGCCCGGAAACCGGCTATGGCTATATCCGCGGCCAGGCCGACGGCAAGCTGCCCAATGGCGTGGCGCGCGTTTCCAGCTTCGTCGAGAAGCCCGATGCCAAACGCGCCACCGAATACGTGAAGAGTGGCGACTACTACTGGAACAGCGGCATGTTCCTGTTCCGCGCCAGCCGCTTCCTGGAGGAACTCAAGCACCACGACGTGGACATCTACGACACCTGCCTGCTGGCCCTGGAACGCAGCCAGCGTGACGGCACGCAGATCGCCATCGACCCACCGACCTTCGCCTGCTGCCCGGACAATTCCATCGACTACGCGGTGATGGAAAAGACCCAGCGCGCCTGCGTGGTACCGCTGGCCGCCGGCTGGAACGACGTGGGCAGTTGGTCGTCGATCTGGGAGGTGCACGACAAGGACGCCAACGGCAACGTCACCAAGGGCGACGTGGTCGTCGAAGACAGCCGCAACTGCCTGGTGCACGGCAACGGCAAACTGGTCTCGGTACTTGGCCTCGACGATATCGTGGTGGTGGAAACCAAGGACGCCATGATGGTGGCGCACAAGGATCGCGTGCAGGACGTGAAGAAGCTGGTCGGCAAGCTCGACGAGCAAGGCCGCTGCGAAACCCAGAATCACTGCGCCGTGTACCGCCCCTGGGGCTCGTATGACTCGGTGGATATGGGCGGCCGTTTCCAGGTCAAGCACATCACCGTCAAGCCGGGTGCGCAGCTGTCGCTGCAGATGCACCACCACCGCGCCGAACACTGGATCGTGGTGTCCGGCACTGCCAGGGTGACCTGCGACGACCGTGAGTTCCTGCTCACCGAAAACCAGTCCACCTACATCCCGATGACCTCGGTTCACCGCCTGAGCAATCCGGGCAAGATCCCGCTGGAGATCATCGAAGTGCAATCAGGCACCTACCTGGGCGAGGACGACATCGAACGCCTGGAAGATGTCTATGGCCGCAGTGATGCGGTGACCGCCGGCGCCGCTCACTGA
- a CDS encoding alginate O-acetyltransferase AlgF: MTTRTFLHRGVLGACALALSVGMLQAQADDGALYGPKAPKGSAFVRAYNASSAELDINVGEAQLKQVGPLGSSDFKFLPAGSYQAQVGNAQLPVQLQADRYYTLVSQTGAEPRLVEEPPFTSRQKALLRVQNLSGTTLSLKTADGKTDVVADVKPDGRGDREINPVKVGLALFDGERKVADLKPVTLARGEVVCLYITDAQGKLSPVWVKRPSDS; the protein is encoded by the coding sequence ATGACTACTCGTACTTTTCTGCACCGTGGTGTCCTGGGCGCCTGCGCCCTGGCACTGAGCGTCGGCATGCTCCAGGCCCAGGCCGACGATGGCGCGCTGTATGGCCCCAAAGCGCCAAAAGGCTCGGCGTTCGTCCGCGCCTACAACGCTAGCAGCGCCGAGCTCGACATCAATGTCGGCGAAGCGCAACTCAAGCAGGTGGGGCCGCTGGGCTCCAGCGACTTCAAGTTCCTGCCGGCCGGCAGCTACCAGGCGCAGGTCGGTAACGCCCAGTTGCCGGTGCAGCTGCAAGCCGACCGCTACTACACCCTGGTCAGCCAGACCGGCGCCGAACCGCGCCTGGTCGAGGAGCCGCCCTTCACCAGCCGACAAAAAGCCCTGCTGCGCGTGCAGAACCTCAGCGGCACCACCCTCAGCCTGAAAACTGCTGACGGCAAGACCGACGTGGTCGCCGACGTCAAACCGGACGGCCGCGGCGACCGCGAGATCAACCCGGTCAAGGTCGGCCTGGCGCTGTTCGACGGCGAACGCAAGGTCGCCGATCTCAAGCCGGTCACCCTGGCACGCGGCGAAGTGGTGTGCCTGTACATCACCGACGCCCAGGGCAAGTTGTCGCCAGTGTGGGTCAAGCGCCCGAGCGATAGCTGA
- a CDS encoding alginate O-acetyltransferase: MSRRTQAVYVVLFLALLLPASLLALGSLASYRISGQPTLLDGGLTRSMERHYDEHFPLKQAGINLWAAVEYLMFGEGRIGLVVGEDGWLYSDEEFAAVANGQRQLRDNLALIRGVQQRLAEQDVHLLLAIIPAKSRLYPEHTDGHQPSALQRSLYPRFHQAARSAGITAPDLLTPLQAGKDQASMFLRTDTHWTPEGADVTAQALSQVIGSAVKLRGEPKQFVTETLDVRQHQGDLTRFLPLAPLFESLLPEADRISQRETRASDDIGADALFAEQDLPVALVGTSYSANPAWNFAGALRQHLQRDLSNHAEEGGGPLVPMLKYLQSDDFAQHPPQVVIWEFPERYLPVAGDLTAFDPQWLAALKQAGATQNLAHTASR; this comes from the coding sequence ATGAGTCGTCGTACCCAAGCCGTCTATGTCGTTCTGTTCCTCGCCCTGCTCTTGCCGGCCAGCTTGCTCGCCCTGGGCAGCCTGGCCAGCTACCGGATATCCGGCCAGCCCACACTGCTCGACGGCGGCCTGACCCGCAGCATGGAGCGCCACTACGACGAGCATTTCCCACTCAAGCAGGCCGGCATCAACCTGTGGGCCGCGGTGGAGTACCTGATGTTCGGCGAAGGCCGCATCGGCCTGGTAGTCGGTGAGGACGGCTGGCTGTACTCGGACGAAGAATTCGCCGCGGTCGCCAACGGCCAGCGCCAGCTGCGCGACAACCTGGCGCTGATCCGTGGCGTGCAGCAGCGCCTGGCCGAGCAGGACGTGCACCTGTTGCTGGCGATCATCCCGGCCAAGTCGCGCCTGTACCCAGAGCACACCGACGGCCACCAGCCCAGCGCCCTGCAACGCAGCCTCTACCCGCGCTTTCATCAGGCTGCGCGCTCGGCCGGCATCACCGCGCCGGATCTGCTCACCCCGTTGCAGGCCGGCAAGGATCAGGCATCGATGTTCCTGCGCACCGACACCCACTGGACGCCGGAAGGCGCCGACGTCACCGCCCAAGCGCTGAGCCAGGTGATCGGCAGCGCCGTGAAGCTGCGCGGCGAGCCCAAGCAGTTCGTCACCGAGACGCTGGACGTGCGCCAGCACCAGGGCGACCTGACCCGCTTCCTGCCCCTGGCACCGCTGTTCGAAAGCCTGCTGCCGGAGGCGGATCGCATCAGCCAGCGCGAAACCCGCGCGAGCGACGACATCGGCGCCGACGCTCTGTTCGCCGAACAGGATCTGCCCGTGGCACTGGTCGGCACCAGCTACAGCGCCAACCCGGCCTGGAACTTCGCCGGTGCGCTGCGCCAACACCTGCAGCGTGACCTGAGCAACCACGCAGAAGAAGGCGGTGGCCCGCTGGTGCCGATGCTCAAGTACCTGCAAAGCGACGATTTCGCCCAGCACCCACCGCAGGTGGTGATCTGGGAATTCCCCGAGCGCTATCTGCCGGTGGCCGGCGACCTGACCGCCTTCGACCCGCAATGGCTGGCCGCCCTCAAGCAGGCCGGCGCCACCCAGAACCTGGCCCACACGGCCAGTCGCTGA